AACTGAACGCAGGCCTCTCACCAAGTGAGATCAATTACGCCCCGCCAAGTGCGGGGTTTTTAATTGCCAACTGCCGACCGTTGCTATGACAGCTGAACAGACCTGATACCCATGTCCCTAGAACAACTCAAAGCCTTCCTAGAAAAGGTCAAAGCAGACACCAGCCTTCAGGAGAGGATCAAGTTAGCTAAGTCACCTGAAGACGTCGTGACTATTGCCGAAGAACATGGTCATAAATTTACTGCTGACAAAATTACTGAATTTTGCTAACTTAGCAACGAAGAGCTAGAAGAAGTGGCCGCAGGGGCTACTTGCTATCTTTCAACACATGACTACAGTTCGAATTGCTAACTAACTACCAGCTTTGATAGTAATTGACTTGTAGCCAGAAAAGCTACTACATTATTGGCAGAGACTATTTATTTATTCGATCACCCTAAAAAGCCTCGACATTAGCCTTCAATACCGTACGATTGAGTGCGTTAAGTATTAGCTAAAGACACTGCAGCAGACCGTTGCTATAACTTGTGAATAGACCTGATACCCATGTCAGAAGAGCAGCTCAAAGCGTTCATCGAAGAGGTCAAAGCAGACATCAGCCTGCAAGATAAGCTTAAAGCAGCTGCTGATGTTGACGCAGCTCTTGCAATTGCAAAAGAGGCTGGGTTTAGTATTTCTGCTGATGACGTTCGGACGTCAATTTCAGATGAGGAACTTGAAGGCGCGGCTGGGGGTTATATTTCACTCGAAGCAGGATGTTTGCCGCCGTGTTGTACTAGAGGAGCATGCTCTACCAGCAGACCGCTCTGATTTTTTAGAAAAAGATTATTAAAGAGATTTAGTCTACTCATCAA
Above is a window of Synechococcus sp. BIOS-E4-1 DNA encoding:
- a CDS encoding Nif11-like leader peptide family natural product precursor encodes the protein MSLEQLKAFLEKVKADTSLQERIKLAKSPEDVVTIAEEHGHKFTADKITEFC
- a CDS encoding Nif11-like leader peptide family natural product precursor, with the protein product MSEEQLKAFIEEVKADISLQDKLKAAADVDAALAIAKEAGFSISADDVRTSISDEELEGAAGGYISLEAGCLPPCCTRGACSTSRPL